A genomic segment from Methanolobus zinderi encodes:
- a CDS encoding response regulator, which translates to MLKCSKRKILIIDDEKINVMLLSSYLSDDYEVLIASSGEAGLEIVKKEEPDLILLDVVMPGKDGFEICKIIKKEYKLDFIPVIMLTSLTSRDDHQRGIEVGADDFLKKPADRFELDKKITSLLRIKDQHDSLLTELDRTHRYLDYVGILIAVLDPECRLIHINKKGTDILGCNRKNIINRDWIDLFVAESYADQVQRRYKNLQEGQIKQNEYHEYPIRTITGKERLFKWYDSVLKNEEGNFTGILISGEDITEKRKDEIKLQEYASQLERSNELKDLFTDVLRHDLLNPAGLIKSFSELLEDTDPNDRQKRIIESINRSTVKLIELIEGASQLAKLGAIDKIAFVKCDITSMIQDVVNNYVPDMDKKDIVLADLPESTFHALANPMIEGVFTNLLSNAIKYSPNGSIIKIKIDNSGDKLKVSFIDQGDGIPGIERSNIFERFKRLHKENVQGSGIGLAIVKRIQDLHDEEVGVTDNPEGKGSIFWFTLKKAYN; encoded by the coding sequence ATGCTAAAATGCAGCAAGAGGAAAATTCTCATCATTGATGATGAAAAGATCAATGTAATGCTCCTGAGTTCTTATCTTTCCGACGATTATGAAGTCCTGATCGCATCCAGCGGAGAGGCGGGACTTGAAATTGTAAAGAAAGAGGAGCCAGACCTGATACTCCTTGATGTTGTGATGCCGGGGAAGGATGGCTTTGAGATCTGCAAGATAATCAAAAAGGAGTATAAGCTTGATTTTATACCTGTGATCATGCTTACATCCCTTACATCCAGAGACGATCATCAAAGGGGTATTGAAGTTGGCGCAGATGATTTTTTGAAAAAGCCCGCTGACAGGTTCGAGCTGGACAAGAAGATCACATCACTCCTGCGTATCAAGGACCAGCATGATTCCCTGCTCACCGAACTTGACAGGACTCACAGGTATCTCGACTATGTAGGAATACTGATCGCAGTGCTTGATCCTGAATGCAGGCTGATACATATCAATAAGAAAGGGACCGATATCCTTGGATGCAACAGAAAGAATATCATCAACCGGGACTGGATAGACCTTTTTGTGGCTGAGAGTTATGCTGACCAGGTACAGAGAAGATACAAAAACCTGCAAGAAGGACAGATTAAGCAGAATGAATACCATGAATATCCAATCCGTACTATCACCGGTAAAGAAAGACTGTTCAAATGGTATGATTCAGTCCTGAAAAATGAAGAGGGCAACTTCACAGGAATCCTGATATCAGGAGAAGATATAACCGAAAAAAGAAAAGATGAGATAAAACTGCAGGAGTATGCCAGCCAGCTGGAGCGTTCCAATGAGCTCAAAGATCTTTTCACAGATGTCCTGCGTCATGACCTCCTGAATCCCGCCGGACTTATAAAATCATTTAGCGAACTTCTTGAAGATACAGATCCGAATGATAGACAAAAACGCATTATAGAGAGCATAAACAGATCAACTGTGAAGTTGATCGAACTGATCGAAGGAGCATCCCAGCTTGCAAAACTGGGAGCTATAGATAAAATTGCCTTTGTGAAATGTGATATCACTTCCATGATACAGGATGTAGTAAATAATTATGTGCCTGATATGGATAAAAAGGACATTGTACTGGCAGACCTCCCGGAAAGTACATTCCATGCACTCGCAAACCCTATGATAGAAGGCGTTTTCACAAACTTACTGTCAAATGCTATTAAATACAGCCCCAACGGAAGCATCATTAAAATAAAGATAGACAACTCAGGAGACAAGCTGAAAGTCAGTTTCATCGATCAGGGAGATGGAATACCCGGTATTGAAAGATCAAACATCTTCGAGCGTTTTAAACGTCTCCACAAGGAAAATGTACAGGGGAGCGGAATAGGTCTTGCAATTGTGAAAAGGATCCAGGATTTGCATGATGAAGAAGTGGGTGTTACAGATAATCCGGAAGGAAAGGGCAGCATATTCTGGTTCACACTTAAGAAGGCATATAACTGA
- a CDS encoding P-II family nitrogen regulator, which translates to MMKIEAIIRPTKIHEIKDALEEAGYESLTVTDVKGRGKQKGVMQQWRGRKYCVDLLPKIKMEVVVNDADVDSVVDIIMKSAATGSIGDGKIFIYPVAKILRIRTGETDGDAL; encoded by the coding sequence ATGATGAAAATAGAAGCAATCATAAGGCCTACCAAGATCCACGAAATAAAGGATGCACTGGAAGAAGCAGGCTATGAAAGTTTGACCGTGACCGATGTAAAGGGACGCGGAAAGCAGAAGGGTGTTATGCAGCAGTGGAGAGGCAGGAAATACTGTGTCGACCTGTTGCCAAAGATCAAGATGGAAGTAGTTGTTAATGACGCTGATGTAGACAGTGTTGTCGATATCATTATGAAGAGCGCTGCAACCGGTTCCATCGGTGATGGTAAGATCTTCATCTATCCTGTAGCAAAGATCCTCAGGATCCGTACAGGTGAGACCGACGGAGATGCGCTTTAA
- a CDS encoding ammonium transporter produces the protein MYETLKKYNSKMIWQFLLLISVIFMIFAVPGSAQTVEENAASIGNLETALTVIWLIVAGAIVFLMHAGFSLVEIGLTRTKNTANILMKNFMTISLGIIVYWAVGWAIMYGADYAGLIGIDQFFLQGADNAIWNSWWFQMVFAATGATIVSGAMAERTDFKAYLVYTIAMVALIYPVYGHWVWSGSGILTAGPIVDAIGVGMHDFAGSGVVHSIGGYSALAGVMLVGARIGKFRNGKPVAIPGHSLPLAFLGTLILAFGWVGFNGGSTPDGNDPFVSLVIVNTFLAAGAGAIMVMLITWIKTGKPDPSLTANGMLAGLVAITAPCGSVSNTAAVIIGLVGGIIVYVGVMFNENVLKLDDPVGAIAVHGYSGSWGLIAVGLFALGTDGTILEGAAYTAEVAGLFYGGGVQLLLIQLVGVILSIVWAFGASFIIFKILDLIIGLRVPEEHEIEGLDVVEHGISAYPEFLIAKE, from the coding sequence ATGTACGAAACATTGAAGAAATATAATTCAAAGATGATCTGGCAGTTCTTGCTGCTGATCAGTGTGATATTTATGATATTTGCTGTGCCGGGATCGGCGCAGACAGTTGAAGAAAACGCAGCATCCATTGGAAACCTTGAAACGGCACTTACAGTCATATGGCTGATCGTAGCCGGCGCTATTGTGTTCCTTATGCATGCTGGTTTCTCATTAGTTGAAATCGGTCTGACAAGGACCAAGAACACAGCCAACATCCTCATGAAGAACTTCATGACAATCTCCCTTGGTATTATAGTATACTGGGCTGTAGGATGGGCGATTATGTACGGTGCAGATTATGCAGGCCTTATCGGTATTGACCAGTTCTTCCTCCAGGGTGCTGACAACGCAATCTGGAACAGCTGGTGGTTCCAGATGGTCTTCGCAGCAACCGGTGCAACAATTGTTTCCGGTGCAATGGCTGAGAGGACAGACTTCAAGGCTTATCTTGTCTATACTATTGCTATGGTAGCACTCATCTACCCTGTATACGGACACTGGGTATGGAGTGGTTCAGGAATACTCACAGCAGGCCCTATAGTTGACGCAATTGGTGTTGGAATGCACGACTTTGCAGGTTCCGGTGTTGTCCACTCCATAGGTGGATATTCAGCTCTTGCCGGTGTAATGCTAGTCGGCGCAAGAATAGGCAAGTTTAGAAACGGAAAGCCTGTAGCAATACCAGGTCACAGCCTTCCACTTGCATTCCTCGGAACTCTTATCCTGGCATTCGGATGGGTAGGATTCAACGGTGGTAGTACCCCTGATGGTAACGATCCATTTGTTAGTCTGGTTATTGTAAACACCTTCCTGGCAGCAGGTGCTGGTGCGATCATGGTCATGCTCATAACCTGGATAAAGACAGGAAAGCCAGATCCATCACTCACTGCAAACGGTATGCTTGCAGGTCTTGTGGCTATAACCGCACCCTGTGGTTCAGTCAGCAATACAGCAGCAGTCATAATAGGTCTGGTCGGTGGTATAATAGTATATGTAGGTGTAATGTTCAATGAGAATGTACTCAAGCTGGACGATCCTGTGGGCGCTATTGCAGTACACGGATACTCTGGTAGCTGGGGACTTATTGCAGTTGGTCTCTTTGCACTCGGAACCGATGGTACAATACTTGAAGGTGCAGCATACACTGCAGAGGTAGCAGGTCTGTTCTACGGTGGTGGAGTACAGCTTCTTCTCATACAGCTGGTAGGAGTAATACTCAGTATCGTATGGGCATTCGGAGCCTCATTCATAATCTTCAAGATACTGGATCTTATAATTGGTCTTCGTGTACCTGAAGAGCATGAGATCGAAGGACTGGATGTCGTTGAACACGGAATCAGTGCATATCCGGAGTTCCTTATTGCAAAGGAGTGA
- a CDS encoding DUF128 domain-containing protein: MTDPNVERKLVEIMRIISESDKPVGARLIADEMHNRGYAIGERAVRYHLRILDERGFTEKHGYIGRTITERGKKELSDALVSDRLGFIITKIEELIYRTDYDLDSGKGNVIVNISYIDKDDYDNAADVIRYAMAHGASISPKVGVLEEESDDYDIYIPEGKIALATVCSITFDGLLLKNGIPTMPAFGGLMQMENYEPEGFVDLISYSGTSIDPIKIFLRRKSTSILKSIDTGSGYMLANMREIPASAAKRAEIVIERAKKDDIGGNICIGDSGEDVLYAPVQRGKVGIPVMVGINAVAAVEEAGIQIDTHPVSTVMEYKKMKIL, translated from the coding sequence ATGACGGACCCTAATGTTGAAAGAAAACTCGTGGAAATAATGCGCATCATAAGTGAAAGTGATAAACCGGTAGGTGCACGTCTTATAGCTGACGAGATGCACAACCGTGGTTATGCAATAGGTGAGCGAGCCGTCAGATACCATTTGCGGATACTTGATGAAAGAGGATTCACTGAAAAACACGGATACATCGGCCGAACGATAACAGAGCGTGGGAAAAAAGAGCTCAGTGACGCACTGGTCAGCGACAGGCTTGGTTTTATCATCACCAAGATAGAGGAGCTGATCTATAGAACCGATTATGACCTGGACAGCGGCAAGGGTAACGTTATCGTGAACATCAGTTACATTGACAAGGATGATTATGACAATGCTGCTGATGTCATAAGATATGCCATGGCCCACGGAGCATCCATCAGTCCCAAAGTAGGAGTACTTGAAGAAGAATCAGACGACTACGATATCTACATCCCTGAAGGGAAAATTGCTTTAGCAACAGTATGCAGTATTACTTTTGACGGGCTTTTGCTGAAGAACGGGATCCCCACAATGCCGGCATTCGGCGGACTGATGCAGATGGAAAACTATGAACCCGAAGGATTTGTAGATCTGATATCCTATAGCGGAACTTCCATTGATCCCATAAAGATATTCCTCAGGAGAAAATCCACGTCTATTCTGAAGTCCATTGATACAGGTAGCGGTTACATGCTTGCGAATATGCGGGAGATACCTGCATCCGCTGCCAAGAGAGCGGAAATCGTCATCGAAAGAGCGAAAAAAGATGATATTGGCGGAAACATCTGTATAGGAGATTCCGGCGAGGATGTCCTCTATGCACCGGTTCAGAGAGGTAAGGTCGGTATTCCGGTCATGGTGGGAATCAATGCCGTGGCAGCAGTTGAGGAAGCCGGCATTCAGATAGACACACATCCCGTATCCACCGTAATGGAATACAAAAAGATGAAGATACTCTGA
- a CDS encoding ABC1 kinase family protein: MLTRRLHRYSMIKRYGKIVDTLIIYEFGHIADRLKINQFRPLSSRFKKREQKMDGVISHPKRVRMVLEELGPTYVKLGQILSMRHDLIPPEYIEEFSGLQDEVQPFSYREVREVIREELGADIEELYMHFEEIPIAAASIGQVHRAKLKNGDEVVVKVQRPGIKKTIEADLDIMYSLAGFAEEHMPESRLYRPVEIVEEFERSIHDEMDYTQEGRNAERFANNFTEDPHIYIPGVYWDHTSMKVLTLEYIDGVKSTLYDDTVGTGPDKKQIANIVIEAFMRQVYEHGFFHADLHSGNVFIMKNGKIALLDFGMIGFLSSDTRNLLVDELVAITRSDTQLYIEILRDFGSIGEDVDIQSLKIDIEQILYKYYGRSVKQLDTVSILEEMISILRKHNVRVPPNVALLSKGAMTVEGFGALMDPEVNMAAIAEPFATRAIKNRFRLKNLAGGVYRDAYNWSRVLHRAPLKLSHILDIAERGYLKLRFDPHGFDRIVAEIDVASNRLSFSLIISAIIVGSSLIIQTGQGPYIWGMPSLGVIGFVMAGLLGMWLVVYILRTGKI; the protein is encoded by the coding sequence ATGCTAACCCGCAGACTGCACAGATATTCAATGATCAAAAGATATGGAAAGATCGTTGATACACTGATAATATATGAATTCGGACATATTGCTGACAGACTGAAAATCAACCAGTTCAGGCCTCTGAGTTCAAGGTTCAAAAAAAGAGAGCAAAAAATGGATGGTGTGATATCCCATCCAAAAAGGGTCAGGATGGTACTTGAAGAGCTCGGACCCACTTATGTCAAGCTCGGACAGATATTGAGCATGCGGCATGACCTCATACCTCCGGAGTATATAGAAGAATTTTCCGGCTTACAGGATGAGGTACAACCTTTTAGTTACAGGGAAGTCCGAGAAGTAATTCGGGAGGAGCTGGGCGCCGATATTGAAGAACTTTACATGCATTTTGAAGAGATACCAATTGCTGCAGCCTCCATAGGACAGGTCCATCGTGCAAAACTAAAAAACGGAGATGAGGTGGTTGTAAAGGTCCAGAGACCGGGAATAAAGAAAACTATCGAAGCCGATCTGGATATAATGTACAGCCTTGCCGGCTTTGCAGAAGAACATATGCCCGAATCCAGGCTCTACAGGCCTGTGGAGATTGTGGAAGAGTTCGAGCGTTCCATCCACGACGAAATGGATTACACACAGGAAGGCAGAAATGCCGAACGCTTTGCCAATAATTTCACTGAAGATCCACACATATACATACCCGGAGTCTACTGGGACCATACCAGCATGAAAGTCCTGACACTGGAATATATCGACGGTGTCAAAAGCACATTATATGATGATACTGTGGGTACAGGCCCCGACAAGAAACAGATAGCGAATATTGTCATCGAGGCCTTTATGAGACAGGTTTACGAACACGGTTTTTTCCATGCTGACCTGCATTCGGGAAATGTGTTCATAATGAAGAACGGCAAAATAGCCCTTCTTGATTTCGGTATGATAGGATTCCTTTCATCCGACACAAGGAATCTGCTTGTCGATGAGCTCGTTGCCATAACCAGGAGCGATACTCAGCTATACATTGAGATTCTAAGGGACTTTGGCTCCATCGGGGAAGATGTTGATATACAGTCTTTGAAAATCGACATCGAACAGATACTCTATAAGTATTACGGCAGATCCGTAAAACAACTGGACACGGTGTCCATACTCGAAGAAATGATAAGTATACTCCGTAAACACAATGTCCGTGTACCTCCCAACGTTGCCCTGCTCTCAAAGGGAGCAATGACCGTGGAAGGATTTGGAGCCCTGATGGACCCGGAGGTAAACATGGCAGCAATTGCCGAACCCTTTGCCACAAGGGCAATCAAGAACCGCTTCAGATTGAAGAATCTTGCAGGGGGAGTATACCGGGATGCCTATAACTGGTCAAGGGTCCTGCATCGTGCACCTCTGAAACTGTCCCATATACTGGATATAGCCGAAAGAGGATATTTGAAACTGCGCTTTGACCCCCATGGTTTTGACAGGATCGTGGCCGAGATCGATGTTGCAAGCAACCGCCTTTCCTTCAGTCTTATAATATCTGCCATAATCGTCGGTTCGTCACTTATCATCCAGACAGGCCAGGGACCCTACATATGGGGCATGCCAAGTCTGGGAGTCATTGGCTTTGTAATGGCCGGTCTGCTGGGGATGTGGCTTGTAGTATATATACTCAGAACCGGGAAGATTTGA
- a CDS encoding DUF3303 domain-containing protein, with the protein MLFLDISTWQPENSDKVIEHFKELRPPAGVNIINQWVDISGGRYFILYETDDPQAFAEFNLPWSDICLIESCPVMESTDFIKLMSKKSM; encoded by the coding sequence ATGTTATTTTTGGATATAAGCACATGGCAACCTGAAAACAGCGATAAGGTCATTGAACATTTTAAAGAGCTGAGACCACCGGCAGGTGTGAACATTATCAATCAGTGGGTAGACATTTCAGGCGGACGGTATTTCATTCTCTATGAGACGGACGACCCGCAGGCATTTGCGGAGTTCAACCTTCCATGGTCTGACATATGTCTGATCGAGAGTTGCCCGGTAATGGAATCAACTGACTTTATTAAGTTAATGTCTAAGAAGAGTATGTAA